Sequence from the Dysidea avara chromosome 5, odDysAvar1.4, whole genome shotgun sequence genome:
CAGACACAATTTTTATCATAATCGGATGCAACAACAGGATCAAAGTAGGGATAGCAATCACTACAACAAGTATAAGCAGTGAGCCAACACCATACAGAGTGTGTGGAAAATCCTTGAAATATTCCATATCACCTTGTAAGTATACCACTGTTTTGCCTGTTTTATTAGCATACTGAGAAAAAATTTCTTGTGGAATCAAAAGAGCAAATGCCAGTAAAGTGATTCTTACGAAGCAGAGGATAAGAAAGCCACACACACCATGACTGATTGCACTGTTGGAAAATCTCCATCTGTTAAGACAAGCAGATCCTAACAAACAATGACAATACTTTCTCATCAAGAAATATGTAATAATCAGTAACACTGGATAGAATGAAAGTAGCAGTTCAAAAGCCTTAATATCTGCTGTGCCAGCTTTTTTAAATAGACAAAATGAGAATATGTCATGATTGAAGAACACAAGGTTGGAGATGCTGTACAAAGCATAGAGTACATTAGATGTATCTAAAGTTGATGGGTTGTTTATATTGACAGAATAGACTAGATGTGAATGGTAATTACTGCCAACAATTTGTGCGAAAAATAAGAAAGCTCCAATAATTCCAGTTGTCAATCTAATATCATAAGCCATAATAATGTAGAACAAAATACTAACTGGAATCACATAGGAGAGAAATAAGTACAAGATTCCCCATTTATAATTGTCTTTGCATTCCTCACATGCAAAAGTTGGAGAGTTTATTGCAACGCTGTATCCTTCAATACACTGACTACACAACCTGCCCGTTCTGTGACTGGGGTTGCATACAAAATGATCAAGAGAATTTTTATCTACTACATCTGATGGAATCACCATATTTGAGGGATTACCTCGGTAGCAATACTCAAGAGGGCATCGACCCATTAGAAGATCTGCTGTATCATCTGACTCATATCCAATCCAGTACAATGGGTTGACATAGGCTTGAAAGTGTTCACAGCTACTTATTGCAGGATTATGATTTCTATGAGTTGTCAAACATTCACATTGAGAACTGGCATTATTAAAGAAAAACCCTGGTGGACAATTTAGTAGTAAAACATTAAAAAATCTGGTTATTTGGAAGTCTCCAATGGTCTGAAGTTGCAGTCGACAAGTTGTATTAGGCCTTCCAGCTATTTGAATTGATCTGCTAGTGAACTGATATGTAGGTAATACATGTGGGGGCTCAACAAAGAGTTCATCATAATGCTTATATATTATTAAAGGACTTTCTATGCAGGCTGCTCTGAATTGAGTACCAGTAATCTTATTTCCTAGTTCATCTATTATGCAAATGTTTAGATCCTCTACTTTCCCTGGTACTACATGAATGTTTGTTTCATTAGAAGTATTGCAGAACTCAGCTGGTGATGTAGCAATAAACTTCGAAGCATCATTGAAACAATTGCTTATGCCATATTCATCATGTTGACGAAAACAAAATGGTCTTTCATTCATAATCATGTAATTAGAATAAGCATGTTGACATGGACGTAAAGTTGTtgcaaaaattatttcagaGTGTTCATTAGTCAAGTTACTGCAAAATACAAAACTAGTGTTCCATTTATCAACTGTGATGGTCTCATCAGAATATCTAATAAAACAAGAGTGGGACAGAACATGATCAAATGGAGTTGTTAATTCTACATATATTGCAGCTCCACTGATTAAAGCAGTGTTGTCAAAGAATGCCACTCTGCTGTTGGGATATGCTTCAATCCATGCTCCACTGATCAGCAATATGGCACCACCATTTAAGCCATTATTGTCTTCAAAAACTGTCACTGAATCCTTATAAAATTCAACCTTTTGCCTGTCTATTACAAGTGCCGTTTGATGGTTTGATGAAAAAATGGTACTGCCTTTAAATTGAATACCAATACCTGAGGCAGCGACTGTACCAACACTTCTATTTTGAGACAAAAATTCTAGAGATTCCAAATCCATGACACCATTACCGGTAAAATTACAATCAGCCACTACTAATATTAAAACACTTCCATTTGAAATAAAGTAAAAGAAATCTTTGTTGATTTGCATCGCAAATCCAAATTGAGCTTTATTGCCAACAAAAGTAGAGTTAGATATTTTGAAAGAGTTCGTAGGTTCTGAAGGTTCGTTGCTACCATACCATGATAATCCTCCACCTGCTCCATTAGGAGCTTCATTCTGTACAAATCTACAATCTTGAACAACAAAGGTATTGTGCATAGCCTTTCCACCAGTCTGGTGAATAGTGAAGCCAATTGATGCTCCACCACCTTCAAATGTAATGGCAAAATTTTCCTGAAATACACAATCTGTGATGTATACTTGATTGTCTGAAACATTTTGTCTACCATTAATAGACAATCCACCGCCATTGTTTGCTTTGTTTGAGACAAAATTAGTCGAATTAATGAACAGTATGTTATTCCGAGCTTCACCAAAGTAAAATAACAGTAATCCACCTCCATAGCCAAATATCACATATGTGTCGGCAGCAATATCAAACCTGGTGTTGTTGTTAATAGCATCATTACATTCAAAACTACAGTTTTGTATACTAAATATGGAGTTATGGTTAAACAAATTACTAGCAGGATTGCAATTAGTAACTCCAGGtgtgcattttgtgaattcTATGTAAATTCCACCTCCACCAGTAATATTACTACGTGTTTCTGCTGTATTGTTACTGAATTCTGAGTTTGTAATTTCTACAATGCCATTTGTGTCAATGATTGACAATCCTATTCCATTGCTGTCAGAAATGATAATATTATTCAACAAAACATCTGTACTATTCTGTATCACTACCGCACTAGAAAACATCACAAATTCTCCAACCTCAACTTGACTAGTACTGACATGTTTAGTACCACATTCTATGATGTTCAAGTTCTCAATAGTTAAATTCCTAATTGCAATGAAGGTAAATCCCGTATTTTCATCATAATCATGCATGCATCTGATAGTGAACTTTTCTTTAGCTAAACTGGTAAACAGTATGTTATCAATATTAACCAAAGTGTAGTTGTCTCTTAACAAGTAGTCTGATCCAAATATTATTTCAACAAAATCATAACAGGTTAAATTACAACAAATGGAACCATATCTGTGACTTGATTCACAACTTGATGGCTTTTCACATGCTTCTAATACATCAAACACTTCGGATAAAGTTACGGAATTATCACACTGATCTTCAGTGTTGCAGACTATGAAAGATAATGATGGCCGTTCTTTACACTGGTCACTTGATACATTTACAAATACAAGACAAATGATCATCAACTTTAAGAAAACCATTTCTTTGCAGTAATTCTACAGCAGAAACCATcatatatacaaaaaaaaagattatatgcatgcacaacacAGATACGAATATACAGACCTGTAATGCATATATAATGAAGAAAAAGAATGATAAA
This genomic interval carries:
- the LOC136255780 gene encoding uncharacterized protein, whose protein sequence is MVFLKLMIICLVFVNVSSDQCKERPSLSFIVCNTEDQCDNSVTLSEVFDVLEACEKPSSCESSHRYGSICCNLTCYDFVEIIFGSDYLLRDNYTLVNIDNILFTSLAKEKFTIRCMHDYDENTGFTFIAIRNLTIENLNIIECGTKHVSTSQVEVGEFVMFSSAVVIQNSTDVLLNNIIISDSNGIGLSIIDTNGIVEITNSEFSNNTAETRSNITGGGGIYIEFTKCTPGVTNCNPASNLFNHNSIFSIQNCSFECNDAINNNTRFDIAADTYVIFGYGGGLLLFYFGEARNNILFINSTNFVSNKANNGGGLSINGRQNVSDNQVYITDCVFQENFAITFEGGGASIGFTIHQTGGKAMHNTFVVQDCRFVQNEAPNGAGGGLSWYGSNEPSEPTNSFKISNSTFVGNKAQFGFAMQINKDFFYFISNGSVLILVVADCNFTGNGVMDLESLEFLSQNRSVGTVAASGIGIQFKGSTIFSSNHQTALVIDRQKVEFYKDSVTVFEDNNGLNGGAILLISGAWIEAYPNSRVAFFDNTALISGAAIYVELTTPFDHVLSHSCFIRYSDETITVDKWNTSFVFCSNLTNEHSEIIFATTLRPCQHAYSNYMIMNERPFCFRQHDEYGISNCFNDASKFIATSPAEFCNTSNETNIHVVPGKVEDLNICIIDELGNKITGTQFRAACIESPLIIYKHYDELFVEPPHVLPTYQFTSRSIQIAGRPNTTCRLQLQTIGDFQITRFFNVLLLNCPPGFFFNNASSQCECLTTHRNHNPAISSCEHFQAYVNPLYWIGYESDDTADLLMGRCPLEYCYRGNPSNMVIPSDVVDKNSLDHFVCNPSHRTGRLCSQCIEGYSVAINSPTFACEECKDNYKWGILYLFLSYVIPVSILFYIIMAYDIRLTTGIIGAFLFFAQIVGSNYHSHLVYSVNINNPSTLDTSNVLYALYSISNLVFFNHDIFSFCLFKKAGTADIKAFELLLSFYPVLLIITYFLMRKYCHCLLGSACLNRWRFSNSAISHGVCGFLILCFVRITLLAFALLIPQEIFSQYANKTGKTVVYLQGDMEYFKDFPHTLYGVGSLLILVVVIAIPTLILLLHPIMIKIVSVFGWGDSRVVLLINKCLFVNKLKPIIDSFQGDYKDDFRCFAGLQIFLYKIVFFLIVTVTTPEVTLSLLLLTVFMIVVTLVHILVMPFKRDVDNAVYSMIYTLLLGILVVELYTISTGKFINEIIWLLIILSSIPLNCFILYCTWRLVLAFHSYCSNSTPTREPHEETPLLELAGNRNHDNN